In one Trichosurus vulpecula isolate mTriVul1 chromosome 8, mTriVul1.pri, whole genome shotgun sequence genomic region, the following are encoded:
- the HYI gene encoding putative hydroxypyruvate isomerase, with amino-acid sequence MAPLRFAANLSWLFTEQGPALSARLEAAARAGFKVAEVAWPYAEPAAQLAAAAREAELQLVLLNTPPGATDLGELGLGAVPGRQDAFREGLELAVAYARELGCPQVHLMAGRVPQGAERAAVARDMEAVFVENLRHAADVLARENLVGLVEPINSRLTDPRYFLDTPEQAAAILRRVDRPNLRLQLDMFHWQIMGGNLTANIRTFLPLIGHVQVAQVPDRGEPDSPGELNFPYLFQLLEELGYTGYVGCEYRPRGDTNEGLGWLRAYWESRGGQC; translated from the coding sequence ATGGCTCCTCTGCGCTTCGCAGCCAACCTGTCGTGGTTGTTCACGGAGCAGGGCCCAGCGCTGAGCGCTCGCCTCGAAGCCGCAGCCCGGGCTGGCTTCAAGGTGGCCGAGGTGGCCTGGCCGTACGCCGAGCCCGCGGCGCAGCTGGCGGCGGCGGCGCGGGAAGCCGAGCTGCAGCTGGTGTTGCTCAACACTCCGCCGGGGGCCACGGACCTCGGCGAGCTGGGGCTGGGCGCCGTGCCCGGGCGCCAGGACGCCTTCCGCGAGGGGCTGGAGCTGGCGGTCGCATACGCGCGGGAGCTCGGCTGCCCCCAGGTGCACCTGATGGCCGGCCGCGTCCCGCAGGGCGCTGAGCGCGCCGCAGTGGCCCGGGACATGGAGGCCGTGTTCGTGGAGAATCTGCGGCACGCCGCCGACGTGCTGGCCCGCGAGAACCTCGTGGGGCTCGTGGAGCCCATCAACAGTCGGCTTACGGACCCGCGCTACTTCCTGGACACTCCCGAGCAGGCAGCGGCCATCCTGCGCCGGGTGGACCGGCCCAACCTGCGGCTGCAGCTGGACATGTTCCACTGGCAGATCATGGGTGGGAACCTGACTGCCAATATCCGTACCTTCCTGCCCCTGATCGGGCATGTGCAGGTGGCCCAAGTCCCCGACCGCGGCGAGCCTGACAGCCCCGGAGAGCTCAACTTCCCCTACTTGTTCCAGCTGTTGGAGGAGCTGGGCTACACAGGCTACGTGGGCTGCGAGTACCGGCCCCGAGGGGACACCAATGAAGGTCTTGGCTGGCTGCGGGCCTATTGGGAGAGCCGGGGCGGGCAATGCTGA